The Brasilonema sennae CENA114 genome includes a region encoding these proteins:
- the rpoB gene encoding DNA-directed RNA polymerase subunit beta yields MTNETIMEPAFLLPDLIEIQRSSFRWFLEEGLIEELNSFSPITDYTGKLELHFLGQNYRLKQPKYSVDEAKRRDSTYAVQMYVPTRLINKETGEIKEQEVFIGDLPLMTDRGTFIINGAERVIVNQIVRSPGVYYKSEIDKNGRRTYSASLIPNRGAWLKFETDRNDLVWVRIDKTRKLSAQVLLKALGLSDNEIFDALRHPEYFQKTIEKEGQFSEEEALMELYRKLRPGEPPTVLGGQQLLDSRFFDPKRYDLGRVGRYKLNKKLRLQVPEPMRVLTPQDILAAVDYLINLEFDIGNTDDIDHLGNRRVRSVGELLQNQVRVGLNRLERIIRERMTVSDAEVLTPASLVNPKPLVAAIKEFFGSSQLSQFMDQTNPLAELTHKRRLSALGPGGLTRERAGFAVRDIHPSHYGRICPVETPEGPNAGLIGSLATHARVNQYGFLETPYRAVENGRVRFDLPPVYMTADEEDDLRVAAGDLPVDENADIIGPQVTVRYRQEFSSTTPEQVDYVAISPVQIVSVATSMIPFLEHDDANRALMGSNMQRQAVPLLKPERPLVGTGLEAQAARDSGMVIVSRTDGEVVYVDATEIRVRPRVASTDGKPTAALSQQGTGSSAREHSSKSNTSDLRYHISKYHRSNQDTCLNQKPLVYMGERVVAGQVLADGSSTEGGELALGQNIVVAYMPWEGYNYEDAILISERLVQDDIYTSIHIEKYEIEARQTKLGPEEITREIPNVGEDALRQLDEQGIIRIGAWVESGDILVGKVTPKGESDQPPEEKLLRAIFGEKARDVRDNSLRVPNGEKGRVVDVRLFTREQGDELPPGANMVVRVYVAQKRKIQVGDKMAGRHGNKGIISKILPLEDMPYLPDGSPVDIVLNPLGVPSRMNVGQVFECLLGWAGQNLGVRFKLTPFDEMYGEESSRTIVHGKLQEARDETGRNWVFNPDDPGKILVYDGRTGEPFDRAVTVGVAYMLKLVHLVDDKIHARSTGPYSLVTQQPLGGKAQQGGQRFGEMEVWALEAFGAAYTLQELLTVKSDDMQGRNEALNAIVKGKSIPRPGTPESFKVLMRELQSLGLDIAVHKVETQTDGSSLDVEVDLMTDQGNRRTPPRPTYESLSRESMEDEE; encoded by the coding sequence ATGACAAACGAAACAATTATGGAACCCGCCTTTTTGTTGCCCGACTTAATAGAAATTCAGCGTTCCAGCTTCCGCTGGTTTCTAGAAGAAGGGCTAATAGAAGAACTCAACTCCTTTAGTCCGATCACAGACTACACTGGCAAACTGGAACTGCATTTTTTGGGTCAAAACTACAGACTAAAACAGCCAAAATACAGTGTAGACGAGGCAAAACGGCGGGATAGTACCTACGCGGTACAAATGTATGTCCCGACTCGTTTGATCAATAAAGAAACCGGAGAAATAAAAGAACAAGAAGTTTTTATTGGGGATCTGCCTCTGATGACTGACCGAGGCACGTTTATCATTAACGGTGCTGAGCGGGTGATTGTCAACCAGATAGTGCGATCGCCAGGAGTGTACTACAAATCAGAAATTGACAAAAACGGGCGGCGTACCTATTCAGCTAGTTTAATCCCAAACCGAGGAGCTTGGCTGAAATTTGAAACAGACCGTAACGACTTAGTCTGGGTACGTATTGACAAAACTCGCAAACTGTCAGCGCAAGTGCTTCTGAAGGCACTTGGGTTGTCAGATAACGAAATCTTCGACGCCTTACGCCACCCAGAATACTTCCAAAAAACCATTGAGAAAGAAGGGCAATTCTCTGAAGAAGAAGCCCTGATGGAGTTGTATCGTAAACTGCGTCCCGGTGAACCGCCCACAGTGTTAGGAGGACAACAACTTCTCGACTCGCGCTTCTTTGATCCCAAACGCTACGACCTTGGCCGCGTTGGACGTTACAAGCTGAACAAGAAACTGCGCTTGCAAGTGCCAGAACCGATGCGGGTCTTAACTCCCCAAGATATCTTGGCAGCAGTGGATTACCTGATCAACCTTGAGTTTGATATTGGTAACACTGACGATATTGACCACTTGGGTAACCGCCGAGTCAGAAGCGTGGGCGAATTGCTGCAAAACCAGGTAAGAGTCGGTTTAAACCGCTTAGAACGTATCATTCGCGAAAGAATGACCGTATCTGATGCTGAAGTACTGACTCCAGCTTCCTTAGTGAACCCGAAACCCTTGGTTGCAGCCATTAAAGAATTCTTTGGGTCTAGCCAATTGTCGCAGTTCATGGATCAGACAAATCCTCTGGCAGAACTGACCCACAAACGCCGTTTATCCGCACTAGGCCCTGGAGGTCTAACCCGCGAACGTGCAGGTTTTGCGGTACGGGATATTCACCCATCCCACTACGGACGCATTTGCCCAGTGGAAACTCCAGAAGGTCCCAACGCAGGTCTGATTGGTTCCTTGGCAACTCATGCTCGCGTTAACCAGTATGGTTTTCTAGAAACACCCTATCGAGCAGTAGAAAATGGACGGGTGCGGTTTGATTTACCACCTGTTTACATGACTGCAGATGAAGAAGACGACCTGCGCGTTGCTGCAGGCGACTTGCCAGTGGATGAAAATGCTGACATCATCGGACCGCAAGTCACAGTACGTTATCGTCAGGAATTCTCCTCAACCACGCCAGAGCAAGTGGACTACGTAGCAATATCGCCTGTGCAAATCGTGTCTGTTGCTACTAGCATGATTCCATTTTTGGAGCATGACGACGCTAACCGCGCCCTGATGGGATCGAATATGCAACGGCAAGCAGTCCCCCTACTTAAACCAGAGCGTCCTTTAGTAGGAACAGGCTTAGAAGCTCAAGCAGCAAGAGACTCTGGTATGGTGATTGTATCGCGTACCGACGGAGAAGTAGTCTATGTAGACGCAACAGAAATTCGTGTGCGTCCACGGGTTGCCTCAACTGATGGAAAGCCAACTGCCGCGCTGAGTCAGCAGGGCACTGGCTCATCCGCACGCGAGCATTCTTCCAAATCTAATACCTCAGACCTTAGATACCACATTTCCAAATATCATCGCTCCAACCAAGATACCTGTCTCAACCAAAAACCGTTAGTTTACATGGGTGAACGCGTTGTAGCAGGTCAAGTTTTGGCGGATGGTTCTTCTACCGAAGGAGGCGAACTGGCGCTAGGACAAAATATTGTCGTCGCCTATATGCCTTGGGAAGGGTATAACTACGAAGACGCGATTTTGATTTCGGAACGTCTGGTGCAGGATGATATCTACACCTCAATTCACATTGAAAAATATGAAATTGAGGCAAGACAAACCAAGTTGGGACCAGAAGAAATAACTAGAGAAATTCCCAACGTAGGTGAAGATGCTTTGCGTCAATTGGATGAACAGGGGATCATTCGCATTGGGGCATGGGTAGAATCCGGGGACATTCTGGTAGGAAAAGTGACACCAAAAGGTGAATCTGACCAGCCACCAGAAGAAAAACTGTTGCGGGCAATTTTCGGTGAAAAAGCACGGGATGTCAGAGACAATTCCCTGCGAGTCCCCAACGGTGAAAAAGGACGCGTTGTAGACGTACGCTTGTTTACACGCGAACAAGGCGATGAACTGCCACCAGGGGCAAACATGGTCGTTCGGGTTTATGTGGCGCAGAAGCGTAAAATCCAAGTCGGCGACAAAATGGCAGGACGTCACGGTAACAAAGGAATTATTTCCAAAATCTTGCCCCTCGAAGACATGCCGTACTTGCCAGATGGCTCACCAGTAGACATTGTCCTTAATCCTTTGGGCGTACCAAGCCGGATGAACGTTGGACAAGTGTTTGAATGTCTGTTGGGTTGGGCTGGTCAAAACCTGGGAGTGCGGTTTAAACTCACCCCCTTTGACGAAATGTATGGCGAAGAATCATCTCGAACCATAGTACATGGCAAATTGCAAGAAGCACGGGACGAAACAGGCAGAAACTGGGTCTTTAACCCAGATGACCCTGGAAAAATCTTGGTATATGACGGTCGTACCGGCGAACCCTTCGACAGAGCAGTGACTGTAGGTGTCGCTTATATGTTGAAGCTGGTTCACTTGGTGGACGACAAGATCCACGCCCGTTCAACAGGTCCATACTCGCTCGTGACCCAGCAACCCTTGGGTGGTAAAGCACAACAAGGTGGTCAGCGGTTCGGTGAAATGGAAGTGTGGGCACTGGAAGCCTTCGGTGCTGCTTACACCTTGCAGGAGTTGCTCACCGTCAAATCAGACGATATGCAAGGACGAAATGAAGCCCTCAATGCGATCGTCAAAGGGAAGTCAATTCCTCGACCTGGAACACCAGAATCCTTTAAAGTGTTGATGCGAGAACTGCAATCACTAGGCTTGGATATTGCCGTACACAAGGTAGAGACGCAGACAGACGGTAGTTCTTTGGATGTCGAAGTCGATTTGATGACGGACCAAGGAAATCGCCGTACACCTCCACGTCCAACCTATGAATCCTTGTCGCGCGAGTCGATGGAAGATGAGGAATAA
- the rpsT gene encoding 30S ribosomal protein S20 translates to MANTKSALKRAQIAERNRLRNKAYKSAVKTLMKKYFAAVDAYGTNQSPESKQEAMTRMSEAYSKIDRAVKKGVLHPNNGARKKSQLAQRLKVHTQAAASAQ, encoded by the coding sequence GTGGCGAATACAAAGTCTGCTCTCAAGCGCGCCCAAATCGCAGAACGTAACCGACTGCGTAACAAAGCATATAAATCGGCAGTGAAAACCCTGATGAAAAAATACTTCGCTGCTGTAGATGCCTATGGGACAAATCAAAGCCCGGAATCAAAACAAGAAGCCATGACCCGAATGTCGGAAGCTTACAGCAAAATCGATAGAGCGGTGAAAAAAGGTGTACTTCATCCTAACAATGGAGCCAGGAAAAAGTCACAATTGGCTCAGAGGCTAAAAGTGCACACACAAGCAGCAGCAAGCGCACAGTAG
- a CDS encoding lamin tail domain-containing protein, with protein sequence MNKKLGKILLANDASTLSNLGFEKSPDAAIFATNIANWFTGGRPGKFHSYLDPDLAESESALAQTMTKAGHRWTVGYDIPEDVDGIFSHDTCIWDRLTDLFEAGGNVYLAAETENEDYAEAYNFNWFLWEVGLQFHERYNGISGNQPINSDHPIFAGVKSLYQRNGSSIIDFQPDEQANQILVRSPDGEGLYAILDLSNATPHVRISRIFSDESVKSTEADEYIAIVNEGLVDIDISGWKIQSINRNQEFCFPTGAVLKRGTECRVYTNEVHPESGGFSFGSKRSVWNNSSDEGRLYDEKGNLMSSYAYTEQSQKLSDLTKSLGLDNLILEADPEAIKTQKALGGQVTFEEALHEAYYSFVGFAGDDTKEGSVTKVIAANAAAVGVPYAYFNGDHEPSSYHYMQKPTTKITLCTQQTPMLPTEGESIEANWIFMLQIPELNTVHWAIIDREGEEEVYNYGRKLS encoded by the coding sequence ATGAACAAAAAATTAGGCAAAATACTTCTCGCTAATGATGCTTCAACTTTAAGTAACCTTGGATTTGAAAAATCTCCTGACGCGGCAATTTTTGCAACAAATATTGCTAATTGGTTCACGGGCGGTCGTCCAGGCAAGTTTCATTCTTACTTGGATCCGGATTTAGCCGAATCTGAATCGGCTTTAGCACAGACAATGACTAAAGCTGGTCATAGATGGACTGTTGGATACGATATCCCAGAAGATGTGGATGGGATTTTTTCACATGACACTTGTATTTGGGATAGACTCACAGATTTGTTTGAAGCCGGAGGGAACGTTTACTTAGCTGCTGAGACGGAAAATGAAGACTATGCTGAAGCATATAACTTTAACTGGTTTCTTTGGGAAGTTGGTTTACAGTTTCATGAGCGTTATAACGGGATTTCAGGAAATCAACCAATTAATAGCGATCATCCGATTTTTGCTGGAGTTAAATCTCTCTATCAACGCAATGGCAGTTCGATTATAGATTTTCAACCAGACGAGCAGGCAAATCAAATTCTCGTCAGAAGTCCTGATGGAGAAGGGCTGTATGCAATACTCGATCTCTCAAATGCGACACCCCATGTCAGGATTTCGAGGATTTTTTCGGACGAAAGTGTTAAATCTACTGAAGCGGACGAATATATTGCTATTGTCAACGAGGGGCTGGTTGATATAGATATATCGGGCTGGAAAATTCAAAGCATAAATCGCAATCAAGAATTCTGTTTTCCGACTGGGGCAGTATTAAAAAGAGGAACTGAGTGTCGAGTTTACACTAACGAGGTACATCCTGAGTCAGGCGGCTTCTCTTTCGGTAGCAAACGCTCTGTTTGGAATAACTCTTCAGATGAAGGACGACTGTATGATGAAAAGGGAAATTTGATGTCTAGCTATGCTTATACTGAGCAAAGTCAGAAGTTATCCGATCTGACAAAATCCCTTGGCTTAGACAATCTGATCCTAGAAGCAGACCCAGAAGCGATTAAGACACAGAAAGCTTTAGGCGGTCAGGTAACTTTTGAGGAAGCATTGCACGAAGCATACTATAGCTTTGTAGGCTTTGCAGGTGACGACACAAAAGAAGGCTCGGTTACAAAGGTGATTGCTGCTAATGCTGCTGCTGTGGGTGTCCCATACGCTTATTTTAATGGCGATCATGAACCCTCGTCTTACCACTATATGCAAAAACCTACCACTAAAATTACCCTGTGTACGCAACAGACACCGATGCTCCCAACAGAAGGCGAAAGCATAGAAGCTAACTGGATATTTATGTTACAAATTCCTGAACTCAACACAGTACATTGGGCGATTATCGACCGCGAGGGCGAAGAAGAAGTGTACAACTACGGTCGTAAATTGTCCTGA
- a CDS encoding TatD family hydrolase — MQLIDTHVHINFDVFQPDLEAVRSRWQQAGVVHLVHSCVEPSEFQGIQDLAHRFPEMSFAVGLHPLDAAKWKEQTADEIISFANSDSKVVAIGETGLDFYKADNEEQQQKVFETQLAIAAQLNKPVIIHCRDAAAQVRQILQKWINLKGKSVRGVMHCWGGSPEETQWFVDLDFYISFSGTVTFKNAKQIQQSAAMVRSDRLLIETDCPFLSPVPKRGERRNEPAYVRYVAEQVAAVRGETVDAIATLTTRNACELFGLTI, encoded by the coding sequence ATGCAGCTGATAGACACTCACGTTCACATAAACTTTGACGTTTTCCAGCCGGATTTAGAAGCAGTGCGATCGCGATGGCAACAAGCAGGCGTCGTACATCTGGTACACTCCTGTGTAGAACCCTCTGAGTTTCAAGGCATTCAAGATCTGGCTCACCGTTTTCCAGAAATGAGCTTTGCTGTAGGGTTACATCCTTTAGATGCAGCAAAATGGAAGGAACAAACAGCAGATGAAATCATAAGTTTTGCTAATTCTGACTCTAAAGTCGTAGCAATTGGGGAAACGGGGCTGGATTTCTATAAAGCAGATAACGAAGAGCAACAGCAGAAGGTTTTTGAGACACAGTTAGCGATCGCCGCCCAACTCAATAAACCCGTCATTATCCACTGTCGTGATGCAGCGGCACAGGTAAGGCAAATACTGCAAAAATGGATAAACCTCAAAGGAAAAAGTGTGCGGGGTGTCATGCACTGCTGGGGTGGAAGCCCAGAAGAAACCCAATGGTTTGTTGACTTGGACTTCTACATCAGCTTTAGCGGAACAGTGACATTTAAAAACGCCAAACAAATTCAACAATCAGCAGCTATGGTTAGGAGCGATCGCCTGTTGATAGAAACAGATTGTCCTTTTCTCTCACCCGTCCCAAAACGAGGTGAACGGCGCAATGAACCAGCGTACGTCCGCTATGTTGCAGAACAAGTCGCAGCAGTGCGGGGAGAAACTGTTGATGCGATCGCAACTCTGACTACCCGAAATGCCTGTGAATTGTTTGGCTTAACAATATAG